From Zingiber officinale cultivar Zhangliang chromosome 5B, Zo_v1.1, whole genome shotgun sequence, the proteins below share one genomic window:
- the LOC121987295 gene encoding uncharacterized protein LOC121987295: MWSQQGGTCSVFREGTSFWDGGCIVYDHGGTSWGMWSCLGANSRSLSLLPLGLPPLQPIASKKGKHIPTNQLPWKDLPYYVAEETTKIKVKGRWTSGGWRTMLQRRVWMELGIKILGI, from the exons ATGTGGTCGCAACAAGGTGGGACTTGTAGTGTCTTTCGGGAGGGCACTTCCTTCTGGGATGGAGGTTGCATCGTGTATGATCACGGAGGAACTAGTTGGGGCATGTGGTCCTGCCTTGGTGCCAATAGCAGAAGCCTCTCGCTTCTTCCTCTTGGGCTCCCTCCTCTACAACCAATTGCTTCTAAGAAGGGCAAACATATCCCTACCAACCAACTGCCATGGAAGGATCTACCATACTATGTGGCTGAGGAAACAACAAAG ataaaggtaaagggaagatggactagcggaggctggaggacaatgctgcaaagacgtgtgtggatggaacttggaataaagatcttagggatctag